One genomic window of Gallaecimonas sp. GXIMD4217 includes the following:
- the fadE gene encoding acyl-CoA dehydrogenase FadE — protein sequence MTSRSVRTKEGVVLTLFWTLVVIGALWALAYHRASLATFTAAIFAALLGTSIFGETPDLLWLLALAVLLPLNIQSIRQPYITKPILRLYRKIMPEMSDTEREAIEAGTTWWEGDLFRGNPDWNKLHALPAPRLSAEEQAFLDGPVEEVCRMVDDFEVTHERADLPPEVWQFLKEKGFFSMIIKKEYGGLEFSAYAQSRVLQKLTAVSSVLSSTVGVPNSLGPGELLQHYGTKEQKDHYLPRLARGEEIPCFALTSPEAGSDAGAIPDFGIVCKGQWNGEEVLGMRLTWNKRYITLAPVATVLGLAFKLYDPDQLLGEQEDLGITCALIPTDTDGVKIGRRHFPLNVPFQNGPTQGQDVFVPLDYIIGGQKMAGQGWRMLVECLSVGRGITLPSNSTGGVKSVALATGAYARIRRQFRLPIGRMEGIEEPLARLGGNAYLMDAAASLTTTGIDMGEKPSVISAIVKYHLTDRMQRSIIDAMDIHGGKGICMGPENYLARGYQGAPVAITVEGANILTRSMIIYGQGAIRCHPYVLAELEAAQLGDEKKALGAFDKALFGHIGFAVSNGLRSLWMGLSGALLVSAPYRDETRRYYQQMTRLSSNLALLSDVAMGVLGGELKRRERVSARLGDLLSQLYLASAALKRFNDEGRQREDLPLLQWAVEDALYKLQLSLDELLTNFPNKVVGKLMRLVIFPFGLPLSRPSDKLDHKVARLLQTPCAARSRLGNGQYLTRVEDNPLGMLEQTLEDVLAAEPVFDKVAQATDKRRPFTNLDKVAEQGLELGVISEAEAELLRRTEKGRLRAINVDDFDPMVLPANKALVEQDKQASSAA from the coding sequence CTGACCTCTAGATCAGTTAGAACGAAGGAGGGAGTCGTGTTGACCTTGTTCTGGACCCTGGTGGTGATCGGTGCCCTTTGGGCCCTGGCCTACCACAGGGCATCGCTTGCTACATTCACCGCCGCCATCTTCGCGGCCCTGCTGGGCACGTCGATCTTCGGCGAAACCCCGGATCTGCTGTGGCTGCTGGCCCTGGCCGTGCTGCTGCCGCTGAACATCCAATCCATCCGCCAGCCCTACATCACCAAGCCCATCCTCAGGCTGTACCGCAAGATCATGCCGGAAATGTCCGACACCGAGCGCGAAGCCATCGAGGCCGGCACCACCTGGTGGGAAGGGGATCTGTTCCGCGGCAACCCGGACTGGAACAAGCTGCACGCCTTGCCGGCGCCGCGCCTGTCCGCCGAGGAGCAGGCCTTCCTGGACGGCCCGGTGGAAGAAGTCTGCCGCATGGTCGATGACTTCGAGGTCACCCATGAGCGCGCCGATCTGCCCCCAGAGGTCTGGCAATTCCTCAAGGAGAAGGGTTTCTTCTCCATGATCATCAAGAAGGAATATGGCGGCCTGGAATTCTCTGCCTACGCCCAGTCCCGAGTACTGCAGAAGCTGACCGCCGTCTCCAGCGTGCTGTCCTCCACCGTCGGCGTACCCAACTCCCTGGGCCCGGGCGAGCTGCTGCAGCACTACGGCACCAAGGAGCAGAAGGACCACTACCTGCCGCGCCTGGCCCGTGGCGAGGAGATCCCCTGCTTTGCCCTGACCAGCCCGGAAGCCGGCTCCGACGCCGGCGCCATTCCCGACTTCGGCATCGTCTGCAAGGGCCAGTGGAATGGCGAAGAAGTGCTGGGCATGCGCCTGACCTGGAACAAGCGCTACATCACCCTGGCCCCGGTGGCCACGGTGCTGGGCCTGGCCTTCAAGCTCTACGATCCCGACCAGCTGCTGGGTGAGCAGGAAGATCTGGGCATCACCTGCGCCCTGATCCCCACCGACACCGACGGCGTCAAGATCGGCCGCCGCCACTTCCCGCTCAACGTGCCCTTCCAGAACGGGCCGACCCAGGGCCAGGACGTGTTCGTGCCCCTGGACTACATCATCGGCGGCCAGAAGATGGCCGGCCAGGGCTGGCGCATGCTGGTCGAGTGCCTGTCCGTTGGCCGCGGCATCACCCTGCCCTCCAACAGCACCGGCGGCGTCAAGTCCGTGGCCCTGGCCACCGGCGCCTATGCCCGCATCCGTCGCCAGTTCCGCCTGCCCATCGGCAGGATGGAAGGCATCGAGGAGCCGCTGGCGCGCTTGGGCGGTAACGCCTACCTGATGGACGCGGCGGCCAGCCTGACCACCACCGGTATCGACATGGGCGAGAAGCCGTCGGTGATCTCCGCCATCGTCAAGTATCACCTGACCGATCGCATGCAGCGCTCCATCATCGACGCCATGGACATCCACGGCGGCAAGGGCATCTGCATGGGTCCGGAGAACTACCTGGCCCGCGGCTACCAGGGTGCCCCCGTGGCCATCACGGTGGAAGGCGCCAACATCCTGACCCGCTCCATGATCATCTACGGCCAGGGCGCCATCCGCTGCCATCCCTATGTGCTGGCGGAGCTGGAAGCGGCGCAGCTCGGCGACGAGAAGAAGGCCCTCGGCGCCTTCGACAAGGCCTTGTTCGGCCACATCGGCTTTGCCGTCTCCAACGGCCTGCGTTCGCTGTGGATGGGCCTGAGCGGCGCCCTGCTGGTGTCTGCCCCCTACAGGGACGAGACCAGGCGCTACTACCAGCAGATGACCCGTTTAAGCTCCAACCTGGCGCTGCTGTCCGACGTGGCCATGGGCGTGCTGGGCGGCGAACTCAAGCGTCGTGAGCGGGTCTCCGCCCGCCTGGGCGATCTGCTGAGCCAGCTTTACCTGGCCTCCGCGGCCCTGAAGCGTTTCAACGACGAAGGCCGCCAGCGCGAGGATCTGCCGCTGCTGCAATGGGCGGTGGAAGACGCCCTGTACAAGCTGCAGCTGAGCCTGGACGAGCTGCTGACCAACTTCCCCAACAAGGTGGTCGGCAAGCTGATGCGCCTGGTGATCTTCCCGTTCGGCCTGCCGCTGAGCCGTCCGTCCGACAAGCTGGATCACAAGGTGGCCCGCCTGCTGCAGACCCCCTGCGCGGCCCGCAGCCGCCTGGGCAACGGCCAGTACCTGACCCGGGTGGAGGACAACCCCCTGGGCATGCTGGAGCAGACCCTGGAAGACGTGCTGGCCGCCGAGCCGGTGTTCGACAAGGTCGCCCAGGCTACCGACAAGCGCCGTCCCTTCACCAACCTGGACAAGGTGGCGGAACAGGGCCTGGAGCTGGGCGTGATCAGCGAGGCCGAGGCCGAGCTGCTCAGGCGCACCGAAAAGGGCCGCCTGCGCGCCATCAATGTCGACGACTTCGATCCCATGGTGCTGCCGGCCAACAAGGCCCTGGTAGAACAGGACAAGCAGGCGTCCAGCGCCGCCTGA
- the dnaQ gene encoding DNA polymerase III subunit epsilon: MSQEYQRQVVLDTETTGMNQGIGPHWEGHRIIEIGCVEIINRRLTGRHFHVYLQPDRPVDPEAIEVHGITDEFLADKPRFHEVAEDFIEFIRGAELVIHNAPFDIGFMDHEFRSWRRDAAMTETFCGVTDTLVMARKIFPGKRNNLDVLCDRYHIDNSNRTLHGALLDAEILAEVYLAMTGGQTKLNLVSTMEGDGDSGGIRRLSSERRPLKVLRATDVELQAHEERLDLVAKKGGACLWRG; the protein is encoded by the coding sequence ATGAGCCAAGAATATCAACGCCAAGTGGTACTGGATACGGAAACCACGGGCATGAACCAGGGGATAGGTCCCCACTGGGAAGGACATCGGATCATCGAGATCGGCTGCGTCGAGATCATCAACCGCCGCCTGACCGGCCGTCACTTCCACGTCTACCTGCAGCCCGACCGGCCGGTGGATCCGGAGGCCATCGAGGTTCACGGCATCACCGACGAGTTCCTGGCCGACAAGCCCCGCTTCCATGAGGTGGCCGAGGATTTCATCGAGTTCATCCGCGGTGCCGAGCTGGTGATCCACAACGCGCCCTTCGATATCGGCTTCATGGACCACGAGTTCCGATCCTGGCGCCGTGATGCCGCCATGACCGAGACCTTCTGCGGCGTCACCGACACCCTGGTGATGGCCCGCAAGATCTTCCCGGGCAAGCGCAACAACCTGGACGTGCTCTGCGACCGCTACCATATCGACAACTCCAACCGGACCCTGCACGGGGCCTTGCTGGATGCCGAGATCCTGGCCGAGGTCTACCTGGCCATGACCGGCGGCCAGACCAAGCTCAACCTGGTGTCGACCATGGAAGGGGATGGCGACAGCGGCGGTATCCGTCGTCTGAGCAGCGAGCGCCGCCCCCTCAAGGTGCTACGGGCCACCGATGTGGAGCTCCAGGCCCACGAGGAACGCCTGGATCTGGTGGCCAAGAAGGGAGGCGCCTGCCTGTGGCGTGGCTGA
- the rnhA gene encoding ribonuclease HI, with translation MGKQVELFTDGSCLGNPGPGGYGALLRYRQHEKKLSQGYRLTTNNRMELMAAIAGLELLKEPCQVVLTTDSQYVRKGITQWMAGWKRNGWKTASRQPVKNQDLWIRLDKVASRHQIDWRWIKGHAGHAENELVDDLAREAAMGTNLMEDEGFSQD, from the coding sequence GTGGGAAAACAGGTCGAACTCTTCACCGACGGCAGTTGCCTGGGCAACCCGGGCCCGGGCGGTTACGGGGCCCTGCTCCGTTATCGGCAGCACGAGAAAAAACTGAGCCAGGGCTACCGCCTCACCACCAATAACCGCATGGAGCTGATGGCGGCCATCGCCGGCCTGGAGCTGCTGAAGGAACCCTGCCAGGTGGTACTGACCACCGACAGCCAATACGTGCGCAAGGGCATCACCCAGTGGATGGCCGGTTGGAAACGCAACGGCTGGAAGACCGCCAGCCGCCAGCCGGTCAAGAACCAGGACCTGTGGATCCGCCTGGACAAGGTGGCCAGCCGCCACCAGATAGACTGGCGCTGGATCAAGGGCCATGCCGGCCACGCCGAGAACGAGCTGGTGGACGACCTGGCCCGGGAGGCCGCCATGGGCACTAACCTTATGGAAGACGAAGGGTTCAGCCAGGACTGA
- a CDS encoding TIGR01458 family HAD-type hydrolase, protein MKGVLCDLDGVIYQQGQAIDGAAASLVAMSQQGLAVRFVTNNSTLCRKGIATRLAAMGVRVAPEHIFTPVVTAHHWLQGQGLSRLLVAMPEAAMADLGDWQPSPDRPQAVLIGDLGEAWDYQRLNELFQALMGANRPPLLSLGLTRYYRGDQGLRLDVGPMAKALEFASDCPLVITGKPAELIFTTACRDMDLAPEDCVMVGDDIRSDIHGAQLAGLKGVLVKTGKFRPEDLQGELRPDGVIDSVAALPDWLARHGR, encoded by the coding sequence ATGAAAGGCGTCCTCTGCGATCTTGACGGGGTCATCTACCAGCAGGGCCAGGCCATAGACGGGGCCGCCGCCAGCCTGGTGGCCATGTCACAGCAGGGCCTGGCGGTGCGTTTCGTCACCAACAATTCCACCCTGTGCCGCAAGGGCATCGCCACCAGGCTGGCCGCCATGGGGGTCCGGGTGGCTCCCGAGCACATCTTCACCCCCGTGGTCACCGCCCATCACTGGCTGCAGGGCCAGGGACTGAGCCGGCTGCTGGTGGCCATGCCGGAAGCGGCCATGGCCGACCTGGGCGACTGGCAGCCCAGCCCGGACCGCCCCCAGGCCGTGCTCATCGGCGACCTGGGCGAAGCCTGGGACTACCAGCGCCTCAACGAACTGTTCCAGGCGCTGATGGGCGCCAACCGGCCACCGCTGCTGAGCCTGGGCCTGACCCGCTATTACCGTGGCGACCAGGGCCTGCGCCTGGACGTGGGCCCCATGGCCAAGGCCCTGGAATTCGCCAGCGACTGCCCGTTGGTGATCACCGGCAAGCCGGCCGAGCTGATCTTCACCACCGCCTGCCGGGACATGGACCTGGCGCCAGAGGATTGCGTCATGGTCGGCGACGACATCCGCTCCGACATTCACGGCGCCCAGTTGGCCGGCCTCAAGGGCGTGCTGGTGAAAACGGGCAAGTTCCGCCCGGAGGATCTGCAGGGGGAGCTCCGCCCGGATGGGGTCATCGACTCCGTTGCCGCGTTACCGGATTGGCTGGCCCGACACGGCCGCTGA
- a CDS encoding methyltransferase domain-containing protein, giving the protein MKSHPLTVPQDWQALVRGDWLRDQESLRLSQWWSRIFGYYMLKLGPLAAGLDCSGARMSRQWSLCGQGQADIFGSGRELPIQSRSVDALLLSHNLEYCEHPHQLMREANRILVPDGHMIITGFNPLSMTGTARLWRREPPFNGRFLTAWRVKDWLKLLGYEVLDEERFLFGSLAGRTSGWQWLDTFGENYAPWLGGLYLILARKRQRPLTPIFNLSPVRKMTASGVPGAISGRVGPANPVTRQRSR; this is encoded by the coding sequence ATGAAGTCACATCCTTTGACGGTGCCACAGGACTGGCAGGCCCTGGTGCGGGGCGACTGGCTGCGGGACCAGGAAAGCCTGCGCCTGAGCCAGTGGTGGTCGCGGATCTTCGGCTATTACATGCTCAAGCTGGGGCCGTTGGCGGCCGGCCTGGACTGCAGCGGAGCCCGCATGTCCCGGCAGTGGAGCCTGTGCGGCCAGGGCCAGGCCGATATTTTCGGCAGTGGCCGGGAGTTGCCCATCCAGAGCCGCTCCGTGGACGCCCTGCTGCTCAGCCATAACCTGGAGTATTGCGAGCATCCCCATCAGCTGATGCGCGAGGCCAACCGCATTCTGGTGCCGGACGGCCACATGATCATTACCGGCTTCAATCCCCTTTCCATGACCGGCACCGCCCGGCTGTGGCGTCGGGAGCCGCCTTTCAACGGCCGTTTCCTGACCGCCTGGCGGGTCAAGGACTGGCTGAAATTGCTGGGCTATGAGGTGCTGGACGAGGAGCGTTTCCTGTTCGGCTCCCTGGCCGGGCGCACCTCGGGCTGGCAGTGGCTGGATACCTTTGGCGAGAACTATGCGCCCTGGCTGGGCGGGCTCTACCTGATCCTGGCCAGGAAGCGGCAGCGGCCCCTGACGCCCATCTTCAACCTGTCGCCGGTGCGCAAGATGACCGCCTCCGGGGTGCCAGGTGCCATCAGCGGCCGTGTCGGGCCAGCCAATCCGGTAACGCGGCAACGGAGTCGATGA
- the gloB gene encoding hydroxyacylglutathione hydrolase, with translation MTKQSPRVYGIPAFKDNYIWAVETTTDGVAVVDPGDGQVVLDWLAASGRQLTAILITHHHRDHTGGLAQLLARYRVPVFGPGNEPIDGITAPVKEGDQVHIGGPWHFGVIEVPGHTRGHIAFFGHGTLFCGDALFSGGCGRLFEGDAATLHHSLQKLAALPGPTRVYCAHEYTQANLRFAQQIEPSNEALAQYVEEVDALRQADAATLPSTIARERDINPFLRVTEPSVITAAQAYSGEACESPEAVFAALRRYKDAF, from the coding sequence ATGACAAAACAGTCCCCCAGGGTCTACGGCATCCCTGCCTTTAAGGATAACTATATCTGGGCAGTGGAAACCACGACCGACGGGGTGGCCGTGGTCGACCCCGGCGATGGCCAGGTGGTGCTGGACTGGCTGGCCGCCAGCGGCCGGCAGCTGACCGCCATACTGATCACCCATCACCACCGGGATCACACCGGTGGCCTGGCGCAACTGCTGGCCCGCTACCGGGTGCCTGTGTTCGGCCCGGGCAATGAACCCATAGACGGCATCACGGCTCCCGTTAAGGAAGGCGATCAGGTTCACATTGGCGGCCCATGGCATTTTGGGGTCATAGAGGTCCCCGGCCATACTAGGGGGCATATCGCCTTTTTCGGGCATGGCACCCTCTTTTGTGGTGATGCCCTTTTCTCCGGTGGCTGCGGCCGCCTCTTCGAAGGGGATGCCGCCACCCTGCACCATTCGCTGCAGAAGCTGGCGGCCCTGCCGGGACCAACCCGGGTCTATTGCGCCCATGAGTACACTCAGGCCAACCTGCGCTTCGCGCAGCAGATAGAGCCAAGCAATGAGGCACTGGCGCAATACGTGGAAGAGGTAGACGCCCTCAGGCAGGCCGATGCAGCCACACTGCCCTCCACCATTGCACGTGAACGGGACATAAATCCCTTTCTGCGTGTCACTGAACCTTCGGTGATCACCGCAGCCCAAGCCTATTCCGGCGAGGCCTGTGAGTCGCCGGAAGCCGTATTCGCGGCACTGCGCAGATACAAGGACGCCTTCTGA
- a CDS encoding LysM peptidoglycan-binding domain-containing protein, with protein sequence MKKTTLGLLLPLLLAGCQLTSNETESNEPLQVVAAAQPDQPEVLPDEPASSEVDVLTEEKPATPQDAENVWLRIRDQFTLEYDADQKRIAVQKAWFEKHPKYIERVSQRAEPFLHLIVCKLEEAGLPLELALLPIVESAFDPFAYSHGRASGMWQFISGTGKRFGMPQDWWYDGRRDVLASTEGAIAYLQYLNKMFDGDWLHALAAYNSGEGRVMRAIKYNKKKGKDTSFWSLKLPKETRAYVPRLLALVELLKDDSRLALWTPVANSPRLAAVEVKQQLDLSVAAELAGLELKKLHALNPGFNRWATSPDRSHRLLLPVDKAEAFETKLAALPKEKRLRWARHQVKSGDSLIKIAKRYDTQVAVLRQANNINGNLIRVGQQLMVPLSSQALEGGLPGMARANRRQPIKHRVVAGDTLWDIARKYKVSVKQLTKWNRLSGKPLQLNQKLVVWLDGDSAKGITRNVNYKVRKGDSLSRIASKFNVKVADLVKWNQLDTGSYLQPGQVLKLLVDVTKG encoded by the coding sequence ATGAAAAAAACGACGCTAGGGCTGCTGCTGCCCCTCCTGCTGGCCGGTTGCCAATTGACCAGCAACGAAACCGAATCAAACGAACCGCTGCAGGTGGTGGCCGCCGCCCAGCCGGACCAGCCCGAGGTGCTGCCGGACGAGCCGGCCAGCTCCGAGGTGGATGTGCTCACCGAGGAAAAACCGGCCACGCCCCAGGACGCCGAAAACGTCTGGCTGCGCATTCGCGACCAGTTCACCCTGGAATACGACGCCGACCAGAAACGCATCGCCGTGCAGAAGGCCTGGTTCGAAAAGCACCCCAAATACATCGAGCGGGTATCCCAGCGCGCCGAGCCCTTCCTGCACCTGATCGTCTGCAAGCTGGAAGAGGCCGGCCTGCCCCTGGAGCTGGCGCTGTTGCCCATAGTAGAGAGCGCCTTCGATCCCTTCGCCTATTCCCATGGCCGCGCCTCCGGCATGTGGCAGTTCATCAGCGGCACCGGCAAGCGTTTTGGCATGCCCCAGGACTGGTGGTATGACGGCCGGCGCGACGTGCTGGCCTCCACCGAAGGCGCCATCGCCTACCTCCAGTACCTCAACAAGATGTTCGACGGCGACTGGCTGCACGCCCTGGCCGCCTACAACTCCGGCGAAGGCCGGGTGATGCGGGCCATCAAGTACAACAAGAAGAAGGGCAAGGACACCTCCTTCTGGTCCCTGAAGCTGCCCAAGGAAACCCGTGCCTATGTGCCGCGGCTGCTGGCCCTGGTGGAGCTGCTCAAGGACGACAGCAGGCTGGCGCTGTGGACCCCGGTGGCCAACAGCCCGCGCCTGGCGGCGGTGGAGGTCAAGCAGCAGCTGGATCTGAGCGTGGCCGCCGAGCTGGCCGGCCTGGAGCTGAAGAAGCTGCACGCCCTCAACCCCGGCTTCAACCGCTGGGCCACCTCCCCCGACCGCAGCCACCGCCTGCTGCTGCCGGTGGACAAGGCCGAGGCCTTCGAGACCAAGCTGGCCGCCCTGCCCAAGGAAAAGCGGCTGCGCTGGGCCCGCCACCAGGTCAAATCCGGTGACAGCCTGATCAAGATAGCCAAGCGCTACGACACCCAGGTGGCGGTGCTGCGCCAGGCCAACAACATCAACGGCAACCTGATCCGGGTCGGCCAGCAACTGATGGTGCCCCTGTCCAGCCAGGCCCTGGAAGGCGGCCTGCCCGGCATGGCCCGCGCCAACCGCCGCCAGCCCATCAAGCACAGGGTGGTGGCCGGCGACACCCTCTGGGACATCGCCCGCAAGTACAAGGTCAGCGTCAAGCAGCTCACCAAGTGGAACCGCCTGTCCGGCAAACCGCTGCAGCTCAACCAGAAGCTGGTGGTGTGGCTGGATGGCGACAGCGCCAAGGGCATCACCCGCAACGTCAACTACAAGGTGCGCAAGGGCGACTCCCTGTCCCGCATCGCCAGCAAGTTCAACGTCAAGGTGGCGGATCTGGTCAAGTGGAACCAGCTGGATACCGGCAGCTACCTGCAGCCGGGCCAGGTGCTGAAACTGCTGGTGGACGTCACCAAGGGCTGA